The following coding sequences lie in one Sphaerochaeta sp. genomic window:
- the metK gene encoding methionine adenosyltransferase, which translates to MLEKGYHVFTSESVSEGHPDKVCDQIADAILDACLREDKHSHVACEVFATTNTVVVGGEITTKATLDVDAIVRSVVAGIGYTEPHCGFDAESLTVLNLIKKQSPDIAMGVNSDTSKSHRQGAGDQGMMFGFACDETPELMPAPIMYAHALLRKATELRKSGKAPFLRPDSKSQVSVIYKDGMPVGIDTVVISHQTTPDATEQQIHDFMLNEVIKPVLGHNDLITKDTKFYINPTGRFVIGGPAGDTGVTGRKIIVDTYGGMGRHGGGAFSGKDPSKVDRSAAYMARYVAKNLVANHLCKKCEVQFSYAIGVPDPISIFVDSFGTGVVEDSKLEEIVRSNFDLSPSGIIETLDLLRPIYQANDNYGHFGRAGVPWEQIVTLKK; encoded by the coding sequence ATGTTAGAGAAAGGATACCATGTATTCACTTCGGAATCGGTAAGCGAGGGACATCCCGACAAGGTCTGTGACCAGATCGCGGATGCCATCCTGGATGCGTGCCTCAGGGAAGACAAGCACTCCCACGTGGCATGCGAAGTGTTCGCCACCACCAACACCGTGGTGGTCGGTGGGGAGATCACCACCAAAGCGACGCTGGACGTGGATGCCATCGTGCGCTCCGTCGTCGCAGGCATCGGCTACACCGAGCCGCACTGCGGCTTTGACGCCGAATCCCTCACCGTGCTCAATCTGATCAAAAAGCAGAGCCCGGACATCGCCATGGGGGTCAACTCGGACACCTCGAAGAGCCATCGCCAAGGTGCCGGTGACCAGGGAATGATGTTCGGTTTCGCCTGTGACGAGACACCGGAACTGATGCCCGCTCCGATCATGTACGCCCATGCCCTGCTTCGCAAGGCGACGGAACTGCGCAAGAGCGGCAAGGCTCCGTTCCTCCGCCCTGACTCCAAGAGCCAGGTTTCCGTCATCTACAAGGATGGGATGCCGGTGGGGATCGATACGGTGGTCATCAGCCATCAGACGACGCCGGATGCCACCGAACAGCAGATCCACGACTTCATGCTGAATGAGGTGATCAAACCGGTGCTCGGCCACAATGACCTGATCACCAAGGATACCAAGTTCTACATCAACCCGACGGGTCGGTTCGTCATCGGCGGGCCTGCAGGAGATACCGGCGTGACGGGACGGAAGATCATCGTCGATACGTACGGCGGCATGGGACGCCACGGTGGCGGAGCCTTCAGCGGCAAGGATCCCTCCAAGGTGGACCGCAGCGCGGCCTACATGGCACGTTACGTGGCAAAGAACCTGGTGGCAAACCACCTGTGCAAGAAGTGTGAGGTGCAGTTCAGCTACGCCATCGGCGTGCCTGATCCCATCTCCATCTTCGTCGATTCGTTCGGCACCGGTGTGGTGGAGGACAGCAAGCTCGAGGAGATCGTACGCTCCAACTTCGACCTGTCGCCCAGCGGCATCATCGAGACGCTGGATCTGCTCCGGCCGATCTACCAGGCCAACGACAACTACGGTCATTTCGGTCGTGCGGGCGTTCCCTGGGAACAGATTGTTACATTAAAGAAATAA
- the yidC gene encoding membrane protein insertase YidC: MEKNTIIAVILSVIVITVGMTIQTMFYPAQPATATESVEETSPTTDDAALSASQTVVVPSNLAYGSDAKGSFLPVDDKNADATPFTFSNEVFTITFDPKGASVSSIKLNKHTTNGDPVELLFKGESGKNAFLMYAGDDKTNPIDAVFNHTIDGNKVIFTQTFSINGNEDPFTITKTYTFGKDDYLFEVNVAVDNSVNKAIPLSYENNAYTLAFEPQLGPAFEKMPQDQYEYRHFYLKKDGSKKKTQISLKNGRYTSDATISWVALTGKYFSAIAIPDATHYTLSLSQLPDTEEGIALTSSIYLTRPAVKSAHTSDTFRFYIGPQLKKNMTIYNNAQDNSFGVSGLNLEMALDSSTALGWLESFLMWILNIFYKIIPNYGIGIILVTFLLKLILYPLTKASMRSTAKMSELGPQMQAIKDRYPDNPQKQNELMAELYKKEKINPMGGCLPMLIQFPILIAFFGLLNKHFELRGAMFIPGWIPDLSQPDVVFVFSFNIPLLGNQLHILPILYTISMIYSMKITQNTQTSGQQQGMMKFMTYGMPLIFFFWLYNSPSGLMLYWSVMNVISIVQQMITNKKQAEKDRAKAVVKGKQFPGKNKNTK; the protein is encoded by the coding sequence ATGGAAAAAAACACCATCATTGCGGTCATTCTGTCCGTGATCGTCATTACCGTCGGCATGACGATCCAGACGATGTTCTATCCGGCCCAGCCTGCCACAGCTACGGAAAGCGTGGAAGAAACCTCCCCAACCACCGATGATGCGGCGCTTTCCGCTTCCCAGACGGTGGTGGTGCCAAGCAATCTCGCCTATGGTTCTGATGCCAAGGGATCATTCCTTCCGGTGGACGACAAGAATGCCGACGCAACGCCGTTCACCTTCTCCAATGAGGTGTTCACCATCACGTTCGATCCCAAAGGGGCGTCCGTCTCCTCCATCAAGCTGAACAAACACACCACAAACGGGGACCCGGTGGAACTGCTGTTCAAAGGGGAGAGCGGAAAAAACGCCTTCCTGATGTACGCCGGAGACGACAAGACCAATCCGATCGACGCCGTCTTCAACCACACCATCGACGGGAACAAGGTGATCTTCACCCAGACGTTCTCCATCAACGGCAACGAAGATCCCTTCACCATCACCAAGACGTACACGTTCGGCAAGGACGACTACCTGTTTGAGGTGAACGTGGCCGTCGACAACAGCGTCAACAAGGCGATTCCGCTTTCCTATGAGAACAACGCCTATACGCTGGCCTTTGAACCCCAGTTGGGACCTGCCTTCGAGAAGATGCCCCAGGACCAGTACGAATACCGTCATTTCTATCTGAAGAAGGATGGTTCGAAGAAAAAGACCCAGATAAGCTTGAAGAACGGACGGTACACCTCCGACGCGACGATCAGCTGGGTCGCCTTGACGGGCAAATACTTCTCCGCCATCGCCATTCCTGACGCCACCCACTACACGCTCTCCCTCAGCCAGCTTCCCGATACGGAAGAGGGGATCGCGCTGACCAGCTCGATCTACCTGACCCGCCCTGCGGTGAAGAGCGCCCACACCTCAGATACGTTCCGCTTCTACATCGGACCGCAGCTGAAGAAGAACATGACGATCTACAACAACGCCCAGGACAACAGTTTCGGAGTCTCCGGCCTGAATCTGGAGATGGCGCTGGACAGCTCGACGGCCCTCGGCTGGCTGGAAAGCTTCCTGATGTGGATCCTGAACATCTTCTACAAGATCATCCCCAACTACGGCATCGGCATCATTCTGGTGACGTTCCTGTTGAAGTTGATCCTGTATCCGTTGACCAAGGCCAGCATGCGCAGCACGGCGAAAATGAGCGAGCTTGGTCCGCAGATGCAGGCCATCAAGGACCGGTATCCGGACAATCCGCAGAAACAGAACGAGCTGATGGCCGAACTGTACAAGAAGGAGAAGATCAACCCAATGGGCGGCTGTCTGCCGATGTTGATCCAGTTCCCCATCCTGATCGCGTTCTTCGGACTGCTCAACAAGCACTTCGAGCTGCGCGGAGCAATGTTCATTCCCGGATGGATCCCCGATCTCTCCCAGCCTGATGTGGTGTTTGTCTTCAGCTTCAATATTCCTTTGTTGGGCAACCAGCTGCATATCCTGCCGATCCTGTACACGATCAGCATGATTTATTCGATGAAAATCACCCAGAATACCCAGACGAGCGGGCAACAGCAGGGCATGATGAAGTTCATGACCTACGGCATGCCGTTGATCTTCTTCTTCTGGTTGTACAATTCTCCTTCCGGCTTGATGCTGTACTGGTCCGTGATGAACGTCATATCCATCGTCCAGCAGATGATCACCAACAAGAAACAGGCCGAAAAAGACCGCGCCAAGGCTGTCGTGAAGGGCAAGCAGTTCCCTGGCAAGAACAAGAACACCAAATGA
- the rnpA gene encoding ribonuclease P protein component, with amino-acid sequence MRKSLTKSEIVRNRPEIDRIFKQGKATSCKGIRLIVGKNDLGWSRIIVIPVRHYGNAVQRNKIRRQIKEFWRTSKERLVSGYDFAFVVYPGNAYDFTMLTQQLLHLCEKAGVTTPSGTSSLS; translated from the coding sequence ATGAGAAAAAGCCTTACTAAGAGTGAGATTGTCCGTAATCGTCCAGAGATTGACCGAATTTTCAAACAGGGGAAAGCCACTTCTTGCAAAGGCATCAGACTGATTGTGGGAAAGAATGACCTTGGCTGGTCGAGGATTATCGTGATTCCGGTACGGCACTACGGCAACGCGGTGCAACGGAACAAGATCCGAAGACAAATCAAGGAATTCTGGCGGACTTCTAAGGAAAGGTTGGTCTCTGGGTACGATTTTGCTTTTGTGGTTTATCCAGGAAATGCCTACGACTTCACCATGTTGACACAGCAGTTGTTGCACCTTTGCGAAAAAGCAGGGGTCACCACGCCATCCGGCACGTCATCACTCTCCTAA
- the rpmH gene encoding 50S ribosomal protein L34, whose translation MSYKGKRTYQPSKMRRTRKFGFRARMATKGGRAVLARRRAAGRYKLTASDEKKPY comes from the coding sequence ATGAGTTACAAAGGGAAAAGAACGTATCAGCCGAGCAAGATGAGAAGGACGAGGAAGTTTGGGTTCCGCGCCCGCATGGCAACCAAAGGCGGTCGCGCCGTCCTTGCCAGAAGAAGGGCTGCGGGCAGATACAAGCTTACTGCCAGCGATGAGAAAAAGCCTTACTAA
- a CDS encoding DUF721 domain-containing protein: MDDKEFIDAQLLVKKVMGSLNIDTDSDKRYQMISHWDEIIGEKFVGHITLKEIKGDTLVVRADHPAWSQLFSMQQGKIISKVRKEYPSLGIRKILLLS, encoded by the coding sequence GTGGATGACAAGGAATTCATCGATGCGCAGCTCCTGGTGAAAAAGGTGATGGGTTCGCTGAACATCGATACGGACAGCGACAAGCGCTACCAGATGATCTCCCATTGGGATGAGATCATCGGGGAGAAGTTTGTCGGACACATCACGCTGAAGGAGATCAAAGGGGATACGTTGGTCGTCCGGGCCGACCATCCGGCATGGAGCCAGTTGTTCTCCATGCAACAGGGCAAAATCATCTCCAAAGTACGAAAGGAGTATCCATCACTGGGAATCCGGAAAATTCTTCTGCTCTCTTGA
- the recF gene encoding DNA replication and repair protein RecF (All proteins in this family for which functions are known are DNA-binding proteins that assist the filamentation of RecA onto DNA for the initiation of recombination or recombinational repair.) yields MRFSSIQTAQFRNLIAETIPVGSRQVLLVGENGQGKTNFLEAIYTLCYGSSFRTADIKDMIQHGTEGFRLCGTFLDDDGQNRMMSLVYKDAKRTITLDERVITDRKELIYTIPCIVFSHDDIWFVNGEPEQRRKFFDQTMSLYDPLFFDDLRRYRRVLRQRNQAVKDRQEGLLSVYDQQLAGYGLSIQKRRIQAVEEFNRIFPSLYRQVSGTDQDITIVYRPSWKECDNPEAVIQALRQTRERDYALETTSSGIHRDRFIVLCGQRPFSDIGSTGQLRLASLLFRIAQMRFFTMKTGRKPVILVDDVLLELDLEKRNRFLQMIDGYDQAFFTFLPEERYFSEVPSQETLVYDVKDGRFQARG; encoded by the coding sequence ATGCGTTTTTCTTCCATCCAGACGGCACAATTCAGAAATCTCATTGCAGAGACGATACCTGTCGGTTCCCGGCAGGTATTGCTCGTTGGGGAGAACGGACAAGGGAAAACCAACTTTCTGGAAGCAATCTACACGCTCTGTTACGGCTCTTCGTTCCGGACAGCCGACATCAAGGATATGATCCAGCACGGCACGGAAGGATTCCGCCTCTGTGGGACGTTTCTGGATGATGACGGCCAAAACCGGATGATGAGCCTGGTGTACAAGGACGCCAAACGGACCATCACGCTGGATGAGCGGGTCATCACTGACCGGAAGGAGTTGATCTATACCATTCCCTGCATCGTGTTCAGCCACGATGACATCTGGTTCGTCAACGGAGAACCGGAACAACGGCGCAAGTTCTTCGACCAGACGATGAGTCTGTACGATCCGCTGTTCTTCGATGACCTGCGCCGCTACCGCCGGGTGCTCCGGCAACGGAACCAGGCGGTGAAGGATCGTCAGGAAGGGCTGCTTTCCGTATATGACCAGCAGCTCGCCGGCTACGGACTCTCCATCCAAAAACGGAGAATCCAGGCGGTTGAGGAGTTCAACCGGATATTTCCCTCGCTGTATCGTCAGGTAAGCGGAACAGACCAGGACATCACCATCGTCTATCGTCCCTCTTGGAAGGAATGTGACAACCCCGAAGCCGTCATCCAGGCGTTGCGGCAGACCAGGGAGCGAGACTATGCGTTGGAAACCACATCCAGTGGCATTCACCGCGACCGGTTCATCGTCCTCTGCGGGCAGCGTCCGTTCTCCGACATCGGTTCCACCGGGCAACTCCGGCTGGCATCGTTGCTGTTCCGGATCGCCCAAATGCGGTTCTTCACCATGAAGACGGGACGGAAACCGGTCATTCTGGTGGATGACGTGTTGCTTGAGCTGGATCTGGAGAAACGCAACCGGTTTCTCCAGATGATCGACGGGTATGACCAGGCGTTTTTCACGTTTCTTCCTGAGGAACGGTACTTCTCCGAGGTTCCTTCCCAGGAAACGCTGGTGTATGATGTGAAGGACGGGAGGTTCCAAGCTCGTGGATGA
- the dnaN gene encoding DNA polymerase III subunit beta, which yields MKFYCKQQDILTEIVFSMDFTQQRSSLSILSNIYLEAKNNTLLIKATDNATGFTTQIPAQTEEEGSTTVYGEKFLEILRLLPSDADILFETQDRQLTITPQGGSIKFKSTLRVIDGAEFPMMENPGEVPFFTLGQKPFIGMADQTLFSVSTDETRHYLCGLYLEKTAAGLNLIATDGRRLSIVERKFSEQIPEFKPIIIPTKFFTELKKLSTGKERLICASRKT from the coding sequence ATGAAATTCTACTGCAAACAACAAGATATCCTCACGGAAATCGTCTTCTCAATGGACTTCACCCAGCAAAGAAGCTCGCTTTCCATCCTGAGCAACATTTATCTCGAGGCGAAAAACAACACGCTGCTCATCAAAGCAACGGACAACGCCACCGGCTTCACCACCCAGATTCCGGCACAAACGGAAGAGGAAGGCAGTACGACGGTATACGGAGAGAAATTTCTGGAAATTCTCCGGTTGCTTCCCTCTGATGCGGATATCCTGTTTGAGACGCAGGATCGCCAGCTGACCATCACCCCACAAGGTGGAAGCATCAAGTTCAAATCAACCCTCAGGGTCATCGATGGCGCTGAATTCCCCATGATGGAGAATCCGGGAGAGGTTCCGTTCTTCACATTGGGACAGAAACCGTTCATCGGAATGGCGGACCAGACGCTGTTCTCCGTCAGTACGGATGAAACCCGCCATTACCTCTGTGGACTGTATCTGGAAAAAACAGCGGCCGGATTGAATCTGATCGCAACAGACGGCCGCAGGCTGAGCATTGTGGAACGCAAGTTCAGCGAACAGATTCCAGAGTTCAAACCGATTATTATTCCGACGAAGTTCTTTACCGAACTGAAAAAACTTTCCACTGGGAAGGAACGTTTGATCTGTGCATCAAGGAAAACGTGA
- the dnaA gene encoding chromosomal replication initiator protein DnaA, with protein sequence MSNDKIDYLPFWKETCIALKKTTQEFLYNTWFSRISYVQSLPGKLVLAVPSQFVYDNVTKLFSDDITASMHSLCGEDIAIQFIISKETEQAAHPSSSARAVEAPSDDERLEKARRAANINSDYQFSNFVSGDNCIYALNASLAIAKNPGISYNPCLIYGGVGLGKTHLINAIGNYILEHQKDLKVQYITAEAFTNEFIESIGSAGSGKAQQFKNKFRKVDVLLMDDIQFIQQKTQTQEELFHTFNELYEAKKQIVFTCDRPINELKGVMDRLTNRFERGLNVDLQPPAYETRVAILRNKCKMQNKQVDADIIDYIAQNVRSNVRDLEASLTKLISYSELLGQELTMEKAKELLSTMPFFKPQEKEQGISIQAINKVVCTYFNVNTSDMKSKKKNKSLVQPRQIAMYLAKELTTYSFTEIGSEFGGRDHTTIMHAYDRIQSLCNVNPDMRNIVAKLKKEIMEQH encoded by the coding sequence ATGAGCAACGACAAAATCGATTACCTTCCGTTTTGGAAAGAGACCTGCATCGCGCTGAAAAAAACCACCCAGGAATTCCTGTACAACACGTGGTTCAGCAGGATCAGCTATGTCCAGTCCCTTCCCGGAAAGCTTGTTCTGGCTGTACCCAGCCAGTTCGTATATGACAACGTGACCAAACTGTTTTCCGATGACATCACCGCATCGATGCACAGCCTCTGCGGGGAGGACATCGCCATCCAGTTCATCATCAGCAAGGAGACGGAACAAGCCGCGCATCCCTCATCCTCGGCACGCGCCGTGGAGGCTCCCAGCGATGACGAACGTCTTGAGAAAGCCCGCAGGGCGGCCAACATCAACTCGGACTACCAGTTTTCCAACTTCGTCAGCGGTGACAACTGCATCTACGCCCTGAACGCGTCCCTGGCCATCGCAAAGAACCCGGGCATCAGCTACAACCCCTGCCTGATCTACGGCGGAGTAGGACTAGGGAAAACCCATTTGATCAACGCCATCGGCAACTACATCCTGGAACACCAGAAAGACCTGAAGGTGCAGTACATCACCGCAGAGGCGTTCACCAATGAATTCATCGAATCCATCGGCTCGGCAGGCAGCGGCAAAGCCCAGCAGTTCAAGAACAAGTTCCGCAAGGTGGACGTCCTTCTGATGGATGATATCCAGTTCATCCAGCAGAAGACCCAGACGCAGGAAGAGCTGTTCCACACCTTCAACGAACTGTACGAGGCGAAGAAGCAGATCGTCTTCACCTGCGATCGTCCGATCAACGAACTGAAGGGTGTCATGGACCGTCTGACCAACCGTTTTGAGCGTGGCTTGAACGTGGATCTCCAACCACCAGCCTACGAAACGAGGGTCGCAATCCTCAGAAACAAGTGCAAAATGCAGAACAAACAGGTCGATGCGGACATCATTGACTATATTGCCCAAAACGTCCGCTCCAACGTCCGGGATCTGGAAGCCTCCCTTACCAAGCTGATCTCCTACAGCGAACTGCTTGGCCAGGAACTGACGATGGAGAAGGCGAAAGAGCTGTTGTCCACTATGCCGTTCTTCAAACCCCAGGAAAAGGAACAGGGCATCTCCATCCAGGCGATCAACAAGGTGGTATGCACCTATTTCAACGTCAACACCAGTGACATGAAGAGCAAAAAGAAGAACAAATCGCTGGTTCAGCCCCGGCAGATCGCCATGTACCTGGCAAAAGAGCTGACCACCTATTCCTTCACGGAAATCGGTTCGGAATTCGGCGGACGGGACCATACCACCATCATGCACGCCTATGACCGGATCCAGTCGCTGTGCAACGTTAATCCGGACATGCGGAACATCGTTGCAAAACTAAAAAAGGAAATCATGGAGCAACATTAA